The sequence below is a genomic window from Lolium perenne isolate Kyuss_39 chromosome 4, Kyuss_2.0, whole genome shotgun sequence.
tctgagttatgCGCTGGAATTGTCCCAcagtacgagttgcggtacctctgcggcacctggagcggtagtaccgcccacggtaccgcccaggtaccgtaactagttacggcagtaccgctctggtaccgctccggtaccgctttggatccagtaaggtttggaccccattgcggtacctcgagcggtacctctagcggtagtaccgctctgcgtccacgtggaccagatctggggaattcgaactcagagcggtagtaccgcttcccaaaagcggtagtaccgcttagacgaaaactggacataacggttggatttggaggagcctatataagggccccttcttccccaactcgtttttagctcttctctctctctcctccattgttgctgagctcaaactgagtggatctccctccctacccaatcaatcttgctcatactttgaggagtggtggaggagaccccgatctatcgttctaccgagagaaatgtcaccaattcgtggtagtccttagtggatcttggtggtagagttcctatggtggaatcttggaagaagtgcatccatggaggctaacttggtgttgtactagctccatgggttgttgggagcctccttgtggtgtggagctcgccccaaccttgtgaaggaatcatcgcctcgaccggtgccttagtggagaagggggagcaccttcgtggagctctctcgaggaagaaggtgaggccttccttcgtggtgtggccgtctagcctcttgtgtgaggctagcacctcctcaacgcagacgtactcccttttgtgggaggaactgcgggaaacaaacctcgcctcgtctccgcgccctccggttgtcccgctccttactcttactatcttgtgtgattcctttgcttgttgtacttgtctaggatcattgtaggaacaccgccatcgctaaagctatcacctttaccttctgttgcactaaaaattgaaaaaacctaaaacttgacgtagcaaccattcacccccccctcttgttcgctacgatccattcactgGTCCGACAAACCCGGGCCTAGGCCTAGAAATGTTGGCCCGATAGCCGAGCCGGGCCTAGGTACCCTGAAAACTGCGTTTAACAAAGCGACCCTACCCGGCGGGCTTTCCGAGTATTTGGCCGGGCCTAGCCAGGCTCGGGCCTGTTTTTCCAAAGTTGGGCGTTTCTCTGCCCGGCCAGAGGCCCGCCTGACACATGACCAGGTATACTGCCTATTATCTAAAAATAAGTATGGTAGAGTGCATTATCTATTAGTGGCATCCCTAGTAATAAATGGGAATTAATTTTGGTAGAACATTGTGTTGCTAAGGGAAGACAAATGGTACAATGGAGAAAATAACCTTATTTTAGGCTTCTCTTATTTCTAAGATATCATCATTTTGCTAAGGTAAAGCAACCTTCTCTTTCTTCATTCTCGTCCAACTAAGCAAAAAATTCAATGCGACACCCGTAAGGAAAGCTTGACGACACCGTGGTATACATGCACTCTAGAAAACCTTTAAAATAAGAATTGATATCCGGTCAAAATATCACAatagatcttgatcatgttccaaTCAATTGGTTGAATCGATGCATCATATCCACAAATAACATGCTTGATTGTATGCTTTTGATAGGATGTgatgtgtatgatttttgagaaACTTTCTTCCAAGAAATAATCCTTAAATATTTGTACACAGTCAAACACTCTTCGAACAACAACACAAATATTATATCAAACTATATATAAGGGAGTGACTAATTCTTAATCAATTGAAAATTAAGTTAAATTTTTAGTGTGATGTCATTGAATCTCATGTGCAACTCATGAATAGCACAAAATACAAAGCAAATCAACGATCCAACACAGTTTTCTCGGTTGCAATCCATGTCACAACTCATGATTATCATGAATAATGAAACAATCTAGCAAGTTTGGGAAGCTTTTCTTAGTTGCAACTCATATGCAAGTAGTAAAATCTTAGTTGTAACCACATGTGAAAGTGAGAATATCTGAGATTCAACCCATGTTACATATCATGGCTAGCATGAATCACAATGCAGTCTACCGGTTTGAGAGTCAACTGAGAATTAATTCAAAACTATACACACATATAACACTATTCGTACGACTTTAACAATAAGAGTTTGGAAATGCTAGAGCAAATGATAAATGTGATCTACACATAAAATTTTGATTATAAACATGATATAAAACAGAAGATCAATACTATGCAAATaaaaagtttatgtatcttatctCATATGGGTTAGTTTTGGACCACCTCAAAAGGAATAAGTTGGCAGTACATTCCACTGAATTCCGTGTGCAAGTCAAACACTAATGTTAGTTAGGCATGTGCAGTGTTAAATAAGGCACACATTCTCTAGTTCTCCACGTCACTTAGAGAAGGCAATAAATATAAGTGGTGAATGCATCACCTCTTGTTGCTACTGCTAGCAATTAACATAACTAATCAAATTTTAATAGAAAATTGTATTGCTAAAGGAGAACAGATATGGTGTGATGGAGAAAATAAGTTTTTCTTATTTCATATAAGCTAAGTAAAGACAACCTTCTCTTTCttttctctcctccaactaagcaaaaaaaTTAAAGTGGCAACCGTAAGGAAAGACCAACATCATCCTATTGTACAGACCCTTTAATGATTTGATTGTGTCATAAATTGCGTAACATATCCCTAACTTCTACACAATCCTTTTCTATTGAAGTTGTGCAAATGAGCGTGGAATAAATTATGTGCAAAGATAACATCACCATTGAGAACGCTCCGGATTTGTCTCTAATTGTTCTGGAACATTTTAAAATTTTCTCTCAAAACTAGCAACAAAAGTAAACAAAGGATCACTAAAAGTGATAGCACATCAAAGAAAACTGAGAAATATACAATTTAGCTAAGGCGCGAGTTCACTTAGTACTCCAGCCAACCCTAAATATCTATCGCGGACACTACATTTTGCCTAAATCTACGATAAGTATGTAGGACCGAAAGGAGTAATGAATAATTTATCGCTGTTCTACCTAATCTAAGATGTGTGATCGATATAACTTTTTTTCTTTTCAAAATACCATGTTTTCATAGAAGGTGGATTTTTGTTTTATAGAAAGCGGATTTTTTTCATAGAAGGAAGAATTTTAAGTACAAACTCATTGTAAACAATGAGTATTGTACAAACTCCACACCAGGCTCGTCCAAAGACAGACACCAATGACATAAAACTACAAAGCAAGAAGAGCTTGTCCAAAGCTAAGCAACATCGCCACGGCTCGACTGACGTTGGTTACCTCCAAAGATCAACAACTTCTGCTAAACTTTCCTTGTCAATGCACCATACACCCTTGATACCTaaaaggaggtggcaagtggatggcGGAACTTGGTCGATTCTGAGGAAGGCACCATCTTGAACTCACGGGCGACAACGTACATTGGGCCTTTGATGCTCAAACTTGTACAACAGTGAACATCGGAGGGTGCAACATAGGATCTCCAAGCCATGTCTCCAAACGCAATGCTCCCAACATAGAAatgacgttgaggacgctgccacTGCGCTGATCCAACTCTGGATCTAGGGCTTTTACCCGGAAACAATACCCACCCAAGTGTGAGGTAAAGAGATGTCGACACACCTTAGCGGCACGTCCAAAGAGGAAATGACACCCACAAGTGTGAGGGCCGCCGTCACTAACAAAACCATCCATATAGTCCactccgccgccgtcgcagcACCTTGCCGTCGTAGCCCCACGTCGCGGTCCACCCTAGACCAGCACGGGCGGGAGCACACAGCCCGGACTCCATCACCTCCACGGCACCCACGACCACGATCGATATATCTTCACCTAGGTGAATGTACGTTCTAGCTGCTAGAAAAAACAATCCGCTTTCTTCCAAGATTCATAAGATGACAGACCATCTCAACAAAACTCCCGTGTCAAGAAGCAACCAGCACCAAACACCAACCAGTACCGCCGATGGTGGCGGCTAGTGATATTGCGGATTGGCGGGCCCGTCACGCCGACACCACCACGGACGAACGAACCGTGTCGTGTTGACCCTGTCATAGAGCAAGACATCGGAGGCGAAGAGAAAACAAATGAAATGGTGCTTTGACACTTTCCGCATCGGTGCCGATAGAATATTGTGATGTTTCTACTCTTCGCTAGCTGCTTTAGGGTATGGTATCTCTCTTTACGAGATTCTTATACTAGTTGGAAGTATCTAGATCCGGAACacctgtttattttatttttattgaatTTATTAATAATCCTGATAAGAACCGATCGAAGACAGTTTCAACCAATTCATAAACTGTGTTAACACGTCAAGCTAACCACCAACAGTCCATCACCCTTACAGAAAACAAAATACTTAACAATCATCTCTCTGTAGTCTGTATACATGTTCAACACTGTTACATGCATCTCTCTGTAGTCCATCAcccttacccgcaaaaaaaaacacAATGTTCCTAGTCTCCAATACACCTACTGCTACATGAGTACATCCACATGTTCAAAACATAATAATTTAGTTAATGAACATGCGCCGAAGGCACCCTAATTGTGGAACTCGTGTGAATGGCTAAAGGGGAGGGGAGCAACTACCTTGGCACCAATATACACACGCTCATGATACTGATTAGTGTATTTACTTCATTTGAAATTAACTGACCCAACTTTGTTTACATATACACACAGATGTCTATGTCcattttagtgtatagatacatacatatctagataaagttgagttAATCAATATTTCGGATAAATAGATTAGTGCATGTTGGCATAATTTGAAGACTGGACCAATCTAAACCCACATCATAGGCATGGAGGGACAACTTTTGGGTCTATGCATGAAACTTTGAAAAGGGGGGTGGAAGGAGGGGGAGGTGGAGAGAAAGACATGTGTGTGGTGTAGATAATCCGCATTGTCTATAAAACTGTGTGAACCATCTGACCTTACCTACATCCACTTTTGCCTAAATGGTCATTTTGTGGAGCTAATCTAATAATTTAAGTACTTTAACCCACAAGAACTGCTCCTTTCCCCTCCCTAGTTACAACCTTTTATTTCACTTCCATCGATGGTGTGGGTGTGCTTGTCCTAAACTAATTGAATCACTTTTATCCAGATAAGCATGTATTTGGACActtaaatgtgtctagatacatatgtgtctagacaaaattgagccaATTAATTTGGGATGAGGGAGTACATTATTGCGTCTTACATAAAGCACAAGTTTATTACATCAAGCACATGCATTTTTATCACAGGTCCATGAGACGATCACCTGGATATCTGGAAGGAGCAACTATGTGAATtgcccacatcgttttctctctcGGCATTCAAGAGACCCATGAGTTAGATATAACGTCGGCAGTGGATATACCATGATTATTCGGACACTGTAAAGAAATACTCTAATTTCTAGCTAGCTTATCAAATGGCATGATGCCTGAATTTTTCCTTAACGAAAGGCTATTACATCAAGCACATTACCACAGTTTTAGCATCTGTATAAAATCGTTTATCAGCAGGCAATTAAGCACATGTAGGCAGACTTTTAGCCATCTACTAATCGTCATAGCAGATTGTATGACAAAGGCGAGCACAAGTACATCATCCAGCTCACATCTAGAGATGGCAACACTCGTTCTTAATCAGGTCGAGCTCTACTGGACCCATGCCCGAACCGCAATCAAGGCATCAAGCACAGGTCTTATTCAGACACATATCATATGTAACCCAACCCAACGAACACCCATCGGACATCTCACATTTCTTGATTTTATGTCACCTGATATTCGTGGAACACAGACTATCTCGCCTGAGTTTGAGATACAAGACTACAATGCTGAACACCAGAAACGAGAACAATAAGTAACGGCAAAAAAGTTGTGATGCAAAATGTTACAATCTCTGACTTCAAAACACATTACAATAGTACTAGTACTtactaattattattttttgatcATTGATATCTTTACTACATCATAATTGACTTCAAATGAACTAAAACACCATGAAGCACAAATAGCAACAGGCACTGTTATCCCAAACTGTCTCACACACGTCTAAGAAAAACAAACGTTTCAGAAGAGCGCGAAAAAGATCATGGCAGAAAGTCAGAAATACCATCATTTCCATGGTTGTATCCTAACCAGGTTGGAGTAAAAAGGTGTCACAAAGGCGACAACGGATGGTACACAGGAACTGCACTGCATGCTCTCCTGGAGAGTTATATACAGGAAGGGACATCATGCCAAGTTACCGACTCTTGCGCAAAACAACTCAGGCCAGTCCTAGATCGCAGCAGGAGTCTATGAAGGCTGTGGGGTTTCATCAAGGCGGAACATGTTGATCTCTTGCTGCTTGAAGTATCTCCTGTCTTCCTCGTCCACGAGGACCAGGTTGAGGTAGTACTTGACACTGAACTTGTTGTTTATGTTGCGGTAAGTTGGGGTTAGCTCATATGGCGTCAAGAATAGCCTTACCGGAATAGATTCTCCTGTAAAAATGATTTTTAAGTTAACCTCAGCACCAAGTAAGGGGAACCTCTTTAATCATAAATATATATGAGTTCATGATAGGCACCGGACACTAGTTAAGGTTTCTATGTCTCCACTTTAATGATTTGGAGCTAACCAAGTGGTCAGCAGGTAGTTTTTGACTGGGCAGTTAGCAAAACTGGATAGGAACAGTGGGAAAATGTGTAATGTACCTCTAACTGGGGCACCATCCATCAGCTCAAATTTCGCAAGTGTCTCAGTCTCAACATATGTGTTAGGACCTGATCCTGTTGATTCCCGACGCCGAATCTCAAGCTCCATGTTTTTTATCTTTATCCTGACTAGAAGAAAATAGATCTTTCCAACAATCACATCCTTAAGATGGTACCTGCACCAGGTAATGTTTCGCATGCAAGATGATCAGTACTCTGAGCATGCAAAACGGGTGACAGGCAAAACATACTACAACACTGTCATATGGTACTGAACTTACTTGCTTTTGCTGTACTCGAACTCAATATGCAAGCAATCTTCAATTCCAACTTCCATCTGAAAAGCAACGATCAATTTCAAGGACCAAAGACCATGGTCTGATACATGTAACTCTAGCATAATTAGCAACATAAATGATGCAAGAACCCAACAAGGATGTCGGGAAGTGACTACCATTGCCACTATTAGATGCTGCATTGATCAAAGTAGATCGACTAAGTACTCAAGCAACCAGGTTGATTAACACCGCAAAGGCATGGGGACGCAAGCTTTTAGTAGATAATTTTTTTAATCAAAATGGAGAACATGAACATCAGAACCAGGGGCGGATGAAGGACAAAAGTTAATGGGAGCAGCGGCATGGGGGCTTCCCTATGGGTCCCACAAGCCCTCGCCGTCTATCGTGCCCATACGTTAACAAATAAACAAATGCTAGAAGTTGCACTTGAGAGATCAGTAGAATGAAAAATTGACAGACCACGATGTTTTACATATGCACGGTGTAAGATGTAAATTTGTTATGGATCGTACTTAAATTCAGTAAAATTGTAAATTGTAGATATATAGTGCTCCAAGAAGTAGTAGTACCACTAAAAAATAATCTTAGGTAACACATGAAGTGGATTATTAGAGTTGCTAGCGTTATGGCTTTTAGTAGAAAAATAAGTTTTCCAGATTTTAGTACAAATACAAGTATACATAGTATTGTTTCTTTTCTACAAAGATAAATTACCTCGACAGAGGGGTTCATAATGTTTAACACCTTGAACAAAAAATCATTTACACTCCAGGTTATTAATGTATCCTAGACAATATTATGTGCATACCTTCCTAGAAGAAAGAACAATTTATAAGGAGGTAACTGGATTGTGAGGACAACCTGCCTAGTACTACTAGCTAGCGGTTGCACTGAAAAATCCCCAAGCCAGTAATTTGGATTAGAAGTCAAGTGATTAAATAGACAATTGGCACCATTGTTTCTAGTATGGAAAATAAGAATAACTGGGGTATTTTGAAAGAAGCCAACAAGATAGAGCATAGCTAAGCTTGCAGTATGGATCTTCCGCATCTATGAGAGGAGAGAAATTGAGCGGCATGTAACCTCTTCGTGCCTTGTACTAGCTTGCTACGATTAGGACAGTCCAGGTGTGGCAATGGGCCttaatattttattttattttattttatttttgcgaACAGGCTAGAAGTGTGAAACTGTGGGCCTCTAGGTTGGGTAGAGTGGATGCCTTACACAAAATACTAGAATTCTCTAGTGCAAAATACAGAAATTTACTTGGGGGACTGCTTGCACGCTAGTATAACCATTTCCCCCCTTCTTTTTTTGGTATTCATTGCTGCCTGCAAGCACTTTGTTTTGAGAAAGATCAAACCCATCGTAAAGATACCAAGTGATCACTGTGACTCCAAGAATGAAGCTGAActggtgatatcatcatcttcagtaTTTCACCAGGTAAGCTAGAAAGATCTGAACCCCTTCCTCTCTTTCAGAGATTAATATTACTAGTTCTATTTTGTCATTTCTAAATGGCGCATCAAAATAATTTGAACaagcaacaccatcatactatgaatcgATAAGTAGACCATGACCAAACCATAATTGATCAATTTCACAAGTACAACATAGTTCAACAAACCTTACAAATACAGTTACTATCATAATCTTTTAGAACAAGTTGAGCCATCCAGTTACTAGGACTAACCTTGATACTGTTGTTGATTGAAGGAAGAGGAGAATAGTTTCTTACctgaaaatatgaaaataaacttAACTAAAATAATCCACAGAGAACATGAAGTACTAAAACCTAAAATGCATTTTCATGGATCAACTGAAGAGCATATAAGAAAAGGTCACATTTACAATTTTTCTAAGATAACCAGAATTAGATAATCAGATGATGATGGTCCAAGTTGGACCTTCCAAAGTTAAGCTGACTGCCACACATAGAAGATCGATGGGACAAAGTCTATACTTACACAGAAATCCCGACTTTCGACAATATTGCCAACATAGTTTCTACCAACCGTTACTTTCAGGATGTACCTGCAAGTATAAGAGAATAATCAGTATGCGGTCCAGTCTTCATAGATAGTCCAGCACGCAAAGCTGTTCTTATTATGAAGTTTGCAAAGCATAATACAAGTTTTTTTGGTATTTCTTTCTTACCTCAGTCTGACATTTGTTCCATTGTATGACTCATATGGCATTTCAACAGTAGAAAACTCAAATGGATATGTCTTACGTTCATATATTTCACCAGGAACATCTAACTCACGCACTGCACATATAGAAAACAGCACTTCAGGTGACGAAATGGGGCTTACATGTAAATAACAAGCTAACTTAAAAAGAGTGGCTGTAAGCTATAAGTAATTTGAGGATCACATGAATACACATTGGTCGCTTCATTAATGGTATTATGAGCAGAATATACTAGACAGTAACACGACAATTAGAAATTTCGTTCAGAAGACGCAACATCACAGTTAACTTCCGCGACAGTGTTTTTAGGAGTTGTTGACAATGTGACTAATGGTTTAGCAAAATCAGAAGTGTGCTAGCAAAAGAGAAGGAAATGAACGGACAACAAGAATTTTGTAAGGTACATGGATATCACTCAAAAAGGTTATTGCCTATCGATCATACAGTACTATGTTTAAGATGGACTTCAAGAGAGAACCTACCCAATGAAGTGAAGTCATAGAAGTTTCCTCTGTCGAAATACAACTCTGTAATAAAAATGATCACAGAAAATAATGTCAGTACTCGATACGTAGAAAGACCTAAAGTATTAAAGTGAGACTAGCAGTAGATCAGTGCTCAGGAGCAACTTTTTTGCAGTTTCTCCAGCAATCCCATACTTTGTCATGCCAATGAAATTTTAAGATAACATTTGCAGCACTTACAAACAGATAGTGACAAGGTAAATTACAAAGAGAGTAATGCAATACTACAGCATTTATGTTCACAAGTCACAACTGATAGCAGCAAGGAAGCATTTGGGGGGAGTAGCATAGCATGTAGCTTTACCTATCTGACCCAGCAGCTCAATCTTAACACCCATGTGCTCAATCCTTTTACCCGGAACAGGTGCTATCGACACCTGCAAACCATTTAATCACGACTCCATGCCAATAATCGAGCGCACACACTAGAGCAAACACACAGAAGGCAAGGAACACCACTGGCAGTACCTCCCCGGCTATCGTCTCCAGGCTCTGGAACGCCGGCACCATCGCCGTCTTCCCATTATCCTTCTTGACCGGCACCTGCAAGAAAGAAGCACAACGACAACAGTGAGTCCTAGAACCCAAGGACCACTCGTGGAACGGGACGCAAACACGAAGTGCGTGCAGCTGAAGGGAGCGCCGCACCTGCTTCCGGCTCCTCTCATCGGAGAAGGTGACGAAGATGTCGCAGGGAGGCTTGAAGGCGCCGATGATGTAATTCTGGACCGAAACAGCAGGAATCAGAGTGGGATCTAGCGCGATCTCAGGAGGTAGAGATGCCAATTCGGAGGGGAACGAATAAAGAAAGTACTAGCAGGTGGTCAAGATCGGACATGATCGCGGTTTTTACCATGGTGGCGTCGGAGAAGAAACCAAGACGGGGGCGACGCGGAGGAGGTGGACGAGGATGGTGTCCGTCGCCGGAGGGGGGGAGATCGCCGGCGTCTCTGACGGAGGGACTTGTTGCAGCTGGACGTCAACTGCCGGGTCGGGGTTCAGGTGAGAGAGAGTTCCATGGGCTGGCTTCTACTGGGCTGGGTATGGGACCTGTGATGCATTTTGGACCGTCCATCTGGTAGATCAGAACAAATCCAAGCCATTCACTGGATCAGCCGGGAGGATCCAAGGTACTGACGAGGTGGCCCAGTCGACACGA
It includes:
- the LOC127295356 gene encoding vacuolar protein sorting-associated protein 26A: MNYIIGAFKPPCDIFVTFSDERSRKQVPVKKDNGKTAMVPAFQSLETIAGEVSIAPVPGKRIEHMGVKIELLGQIELYFDRGNFYDFTSLVRELDVPGEIYERKTYPFEFSTVEMPYESYNGTNVRLRYILKVTVGRNYVGNIVESRDFCVRNYSPLPSINNSIKMEVGIEDCLHIEFEYSKSKYHLKDVIVGKIYFLLVRIKIKNMELEIRRRESTGSGPNTYVETETLAKFELMDGAPVRGESIPVRLFLTPYELTPTYRNINNKFSVKYYLNLVLVDEEDRRYFKQQEINMFRLDETPQPS